The following is a genomic window from Micromonospora cathayae.
TCTACGGCTGCGAACACACCTGGACCTGGGCGCACGGCACCGCCCACCCGCACGGGCAGCAGGTCGACGACCAACTGGACTGGAAACGGCACCAGGTGCACGGCGCGTACCGGGGCGCGCTCGACGAGGTCCGCCGGGCCCTGAGCCAGCTCGGGGAGCTGGTCAGCACCGACGGCCCGACCCTGCTGGTGCACAATCCGCTGGGCTGGCGGCGGGACATCGAGGTGCGGGTGGAGACCGTCCGGGCCGACCCGGTCGGTCCGGACGGGCCACTGCCGGTCGAGGTGCTGGCCGAGTGCAACGGGCTGCGGACGCTGCGGGTGACCGTGCCGGACGTGCCCGCCTTCGGCTACCGGGCGCTGCCGATGGACGCCGCCCGGACGCTGTCGCCGGGCGAGGAGGCCGGCACCCCGGGCGGCGGGCCGAACGCGGTCGAGCCGGCGGACGGCTGGCGTCCGGTGCCGCCGACGCTGGTCACCGCCCGCTGGGAGGTCACCCTCGACCCCCGGACCGGCGCGGTACGCGGGCTGCGGCACCGGGCCACCGGCCGGGACCTGCTGGACACCACGCGGTGGACCCTCGGGCAGGTGCTGTACGTGCTCGACGGCCCCGAGACGCTGACCCGTGGCGACGGCAGCGCGGCGTCGGCCGCCGGCGGCGGCGGCGCGGCGTCGACTGCCGACGGCAGCGCGCACGGTGGGCAGCCGCATCACCATCCGCACAGCGGGCAGCCGCACCACCATGACCCCTACCCGCGCAGCACCCTGCTCGGTCGACGCCCGGACCGGAACCTGCCGGACCTGACGGTGCTGCCGGCGACGATGCGGCCGGTCGGGCTGCGCCGCACGTACGACGGCTGGCGGCTGCGGACCGTCGGCGACGCGCCGAGCCTGCCCCGGATCGAGGTCGACGTGCTGCTGCGCGACACCGACGACCGGGTCGACGTGCTGGTCGACCTCGACAAGCGGCGGGTGCTGGCCAAGGAGTCGGTGTACGTGGCGTTCCCCTTCGCCGCCGCCGACCCGACGTTCCGGTACGACCGGCAGCAGGGCTGGATCGACCCGGCCACCGACCACGCGCCCGGCGCCTGCCACGACTGGTTCACCACCGCCTACGGGGTGCTCGTGCAGGACGGCGCCGACGGGCCCGCGGTGGCCTGGACCTCCGCCCACGCCCCGCTGTTCACCGCCGGGGACATCGTGCGCGGGCACTGGCACGAACGGTTCACCCCGGCCGGCGGCGCGGTCTTCTCCTGGGTGCTGAACAACTACTGGCCGACCAACACCCCGCCGGAGCAGGACGGGCGGCTGCGGCTGCGCTACGCGTTCACCCCGCTGCCCAGGCCCGATCCGGTGGCCGCCGGCCGGTTCGGTCGGGAGGTACGCGCCGCCCCCGCGGTCTCCGAGGTGACCCGGCTCGACAAGTTCGACGTCGAGCCCCGGCCACTGCACCGACCCGCCGGCAGCCTGCTCGACCTGGGGTTGCCCGAGCACGTGCACGCCAGCGTCGCGCCGGCGCGGGCCGGGGCCGGGCTGCTGCTCCGGCTCCAGGACCTGTCCGGCCGGGCCAGCGAGTTCTCCGTACGGCATCCGGCCGGGCCGGCCGCGCCAGCCGTGCGGTGTCACGCCGACGAACGCGTGATCGCGGCCTGCCCGGCGGATCCGGGCGGCGCGGTCCCGGTCCGCCTCGGCGCGTGGCAGGTCGTTTCCCTGATCCTGTACCCCCTCGACGCGGCCGAGCCGGCCCCGTCCACCACCGCACCAGATCGGAGCGTGGACCATGTATGACCACAGCCTGACCAGACGCCGGTTCCTGACCATGGCCGGTGGTGCCGCGGTCACCCTGGCCGGTGCCGGCGCACTCGCCGGATGCAGCGGCTCGACGTCGTCGAGCGCGCCGGACGGCGCGAAGAGCGCCGTGCTGCCGGACTACGTGCCGTCGCAACTGGTCCGCCCGGATCTGCCGCCGACCCCCGAAGGGGTGATGGCCGGCTATTACCGGTACCCCCGGCAGCTGGTCAACGCGTTCGACGGCAAGCCGGCGGCCGGGCTCGGCGACGTCCGGATCCTGACCAACATGTTCAACCCGGTGCCGCCGGCCGCCGGCAGCAACCAGTACTGGCAGGAGCTGAACAACCGGGTCGGGGCGAACCTGGACATCACCATGACCCCGTCGGCCGACTACCTGAACAAGCTGTCGACCACGCTCGCCAGCGGCGACCTGCCCGACATCATCCTGATCTCCGCCCGGCTGGCCCGCCGGGCCGACGTGCTCACCCGGCTCTGCGCGGACCTGTCGGACCTCCTCGCCGGTTCGGCCGCCGCCGACTTCCCGTTCCTGGCGAACATCCCCCGCGACTCGTGGCTGTCGACCGCGTACGGCGGGGGGATCTTCGCGGTGCCGATCTCCCGGTCGGTGGTGGGGACGATCATGTTCGGTCGGACCGACCTGATCGCCCAGCGGGGCCTGAACCCGGCACCGGGTAGCTACGCCGAGTTCCTGGCGTTGGCGCGGGGCCTGACCGACGCGCGGGCGAACCGGTGGGCGTTCGGCAGCGCCAAGGGAGTCATCACCTTCGTCGGCAACATGCTCGGCGTGCCGAACGCCTGGCGGGAGGAGGGCGGCCGGTTCGTCTCGGAGATCGAGACCCCGCAGCGCAAGGAGGCGGTCGCCCGGGTCGCCGAGATGTACAAGGCCGGGGTCTTCCACCCGGACGCGATCGGGGGCCGGCTGCAACTGCGCGACCTGTTCGGCAACGGCACCATCGCGCTGAACTCCGACGGCTACGCGGCCTGGGACATCCTCGCCGACACGTACCCGGTGCAGGTCGGCGGGATTCCCGCCCCCGGCTTCGACGGTGGCAAGCCGGTGCACCGGGCGGGCACGCCGACGTTCGCCCTGACCGCGTTCCGCAAGACCGACAAGGACCGGTTGGGGAAGCTGCTGCGGCTGGCCGACTGGCTGGCGGCGCCGCTGGGCACCAGCGAGTACATGTTCCGCAAGTTCGGCGTCGAGGGTCGGCACTACACCTGGCAGGACGACGTGCCGGTCCGCACCGACCTGGGCAACGTCGAGGTCAAGCTCCCGCTGGAGTACGTCGCCGACTCGCCGCACGTGCTCGGACCCGCCGACCGTACCCGGGTCGACGCGCAGCGCGCGTACCAGGAGAAGGTGGTGCCGAACCTGTTGCGTAACCCGACCGAGGGGCTGAACTCGGAGACCTCGGTCAGCAAGTCCGGCGAACTGCTCAAGATCATTGACACCGCGGAGCTGGACATCGTGGCCGGTCGGAAGCCGATCAGCGCCTGGGACGACGCGGTCGCCCAGTGGAAGGCCGCCGGCGGGGACCAGATCCGTGGCGAGTACGAGAAGGCGCTCGCCGACCAGAAGTAGGAGCCGGTCGCGGCGTCTCGCCCCACCCCCAGCGGAACTCGGATCGGAGGCAGTATGGCTACCAGCGCGCCGGCCAGGCGCAACACCCGCTGGCAGCGTTTCAAGCGGGACCGCTTCCTGCTCCTGCTCGCGCTGCCCGGCGTCACGCTGGTACTGCTGTTCCAGTACGTGCCGATGCTGGGCAACGTCATCGCGTTCAAGGACTACCAGCCGTACCTGACCATCGCCGAGTCGCCGTGGGTCGGGTTCGCCAACTTCGAGGTGATCTTCAACGGGGATCCGGCGTTCCTCAACGCCCTGAAGAACACGCTGATCATCTCGTTCCTCCAGATCGTCGTGGTGTTCCCGATCCCGATCGGGCTGGCCCTGCTGCTCAACAGCCTGCTCAGCGAACGGATCAAACGCGTCGTGCAGTCGGTGCTCTACCTGCCGCACTTCATGTCCTGGGTGATCGTGGTCGCGCTGTTCCAGCACATGCTGGGCAACGCCGGCATCTACAACAACTGGGCCCGCCAGCACGACCTGCCGCTGCTCAGCATCATCGGCGACCCGGAGTTGTTCTTCGCCCTGATCACCTCGCAGGCGATCTGGAAGGACGCCGGCTGGGGGACCATCATCTTCCTCGCCGCGATCTCCCGGGTCGACCTGGAACTGTTCGAGTCGGTCGCCGTCGACGGTGGCGGCCGGCTGCGGCAACTCTGGCACGTCACCCTGCCGGCGATCCGGTCGGTCATCGTGCTGCTGCTCATCCTCAAGCTCGGCGACGTGCTCACCGTCGGTTTCGAACAGATCGTGCTGCAACAGGGGCAGGTCGGCCTGGAAACCTCGGAGGTGCTCGACACGTACGTCTACAACCGCGGCATCGTCGGCGGGAACTGGGGCGTGTCGGCGGCGGTGGGGCTGGTCAAGGGCCTGGTCGGCGCGATTCTCGTGCTGGGCGCGAACAAGGTCGCGCACCTGTTCGGGGAGAGGGGGATCTACTCGAAATGGTGACCACGACCGAGCGCCGCACGATGCCGTCGCGGCCGCCCGGCGGCGCACCCGGCCGCCGACGACGCACCGTCAACGGCGCGGCCGAACCCCACCTCGCGGTACGCGGCCTCAAGGGCGTCGTGCTCCTGCTCTGCTGTGCCGTGGTGGTGCTGCCGTTCGTCGCCGTCATCGCCACCTCGCTCGCCGACCAGGCCCAGATCACCGAGGCGGGCGGCTACGTGCTGTGGCCGACGAACCCGTCCTTCGACGCGTACGCGGCGATCTTCCGCGGTGGCGTGGTGACCAGGGCGACGCTGGTGTCGGTCGGCATCACCGTGGTCGGTTCGGCGCTGTCGGTGTCGGTGGTGGCGTTGCTGGCGTACTCGCTGTCCCGGCCCGGCAGTTGGGGGCACCGGCCGATCCTGCTGCTGGTGCTCTTCACCATGCTGTTCAACGCCGGCATGATCCCGAACTACCTGCTGATGAAGGAACTCGGGCTGATCGATTCGTACTGGGCGCTGATCCTGCCCGGCCTCACCTCGGCCTTCCAGGTGATCATCATGCGGGCCTTCTTCATGGAGGTGCCCCGGGAGATCGTCGACGCGGCACGGATCGACGGCGCGGGGGAACTCCAGATCCTCACCCGGATCATGTTGCCGCTGTCCAAGGCGGTGATCGCGGTCATCGCGCTGTTCAACGCGGTGGCGTACTGGAGCGCCTTCTTCAACGCGGTGCTCTACATCAACTCGACCGAGAAGTGGCCCCTGCAACTGGTGCTGCGCACGTACGTCGTCGACAACACGCAGATCGGCACCGACCTGCCCGGTGAGGTCGTCCCACCGCAGCAGTCGTTGCAGATGGCCATCCTGGTCGTCTCCCTGATTCCCATCTGCCTCGTCTACCCCCTGCTCCAGCGGCACTTCGCCAAGGGCGTCGTCATCGGTGCCGTGAAGGGCTGAACCACCCCCACCCCCACCCCTTGCCCGCGACCGGCGCCGATCCGGCGTCGCGTCGCCGGCTGCCCGGAAACAGGAGAATCCCCATGGACGAAAGGTCCCCCGGCACCGTCCGGCGACGCGCCCTGGCCACCTTCGGCCTGGCCGGCCTCGCCGCCGGCTCGCAGCTCGTACCCGGCGCCGCCGTCGCGTCCCCGGCGCGACCGGGCCGGGTCTTCGCCGGTGCCGACGCCCGGGCCAGCGTCGCCGACCTGCGGGGCACCGCCGGAACCAGCGACGGCGAACAGGTCCAGTTGCTCGGCTACCACGCCGATGCGCCCGGCGTCGGCGGCGGGCCGCTGTACTGGGACGCCGACGCCACCGAGGACGACAACGGCGGCACCGTCTTCGCGGTCACCGGCGTCGCCACCGGCCGGTGGAAGCGCCCCCACGACACCCGGATCGACCTGGCCTGGTTCGGCTGGCGGGGCACCGGCACCGAGAACGACTCGCCGAAGGTGCAGGCCGCCGTCGGTGCCCTGCCGGCCGGTGGCACCATCGCCGCCGGGCCGGGCAAGGTACGTCTCGACGACACCATCGAGGTGGTCGGTGTACCGATCGTGTTCCAGGGCGCCGGGGTGAGCGACAACGACGAGTACTCCACGCAGTACGTGGTGGCCACCGGCGCCGACGACGGTTTCCGGCTGTCCGGCGTACGCGGCGGCGGGCTGCGCGACCTCCAGGTGCGCGGTTCCGGCCTGACCGGCGGGAGCATCCTGTCCACCAGCCGCAACGGCACCGACGGCAACTACATGCTGACGTTCACCAACGTCCGGTTCAAGGACGGCTACAACGGGTTGACGCTGCGCGGATGCAACACCGTCCGGTTCGCCAACTGCGTCTGGAACGGCTTCACCGGTCAGCAGGTGATCCTGCTCAACGGGGTCAACAACGACTCCCGTGCGGACCCGGTCGAGTTCGTC
Proteins encoded in this region:
- a CDS encoding extracellular solute-binding protein, which encodes MYDHSLTRRRFLTMAGGAAVTLAGAGALAGCSGSTSSSAPDGAKSAVLPDYVPSQLVRPDLPPTPEGVMAGYYRYPRQLVNAFDGKPAAGLGDVRILTNMFNPVPPAAGSNQYWQELNNRVGANLDITMTPSADYLNKLSTTLASGDLPDIILISARLARRADVLTRLCADLSDLLAGSAAADFPFLANIPRDSWLSTAYGGGIFAVPISRSVVGTIMFGRTDLIAQRGLNPAPGSYAEFLALARGLTDARANRWAFGSAKGVITFVGNMLGVPNAWREEGGRFVSEIETPQRKEAVARVAEMYKAGVFHPDAIGGRLQLRDLFGNGTIALNSDGYAAWDILADTYPVQVGGIPAPGFDGGKPVHRAGTPTFALTAFRKTDKDRLGKLLRLADWLAAPLGTSEYMFRKFGVEGRHYTWQDDVPVRTDLGNVEVKLPLEYVADSPHVLGPADRTRVDAQRAYQEKVVPNLLRNPTEGLNSETSVSKSGELLKIIDTAELDIVAGRKPISAWDDAVAQWKAAGGDQIRGEYEKALADQK
- a CDS encoding ABC transporter permease, with protein sequence MATSAPARRNTRWQRFKRDRFLLLLALPGVTLVLLFQYVPMLGNVIAFKDYQPYLTIAESPWVGFANFEVIFNGDPAFLNALKNTLIISFLQIVVVFPIPIGLALLLNSLLSERIKRVVQSVLYLPHFMSWVIVVALFQHMLGNAGIYNNWARQHDLPLLSIIGDPELFFALITSQAIWKDAGWGTIIFLAAISRVDLELFESVAVDGGGRLRQLWHVTLPAIRSVIVLLLILKLGDVLTVGFEQIVLQQGQVGLETSEVLDTYVYNRGIVGGNWGVSAAVGLVKGLVGAILVLGANKVAHLFGERGIYSKW
- a CDS encoding carbohydrate ABC transporter permease translates to MTTTERRTMPSRPPGGAPGRRRRTVNGAAEPHLAVRGLKGVVLLLCCAVVVLPFVAVIATSLADQAQITEAGGYVLWPTNPSFDAYAAIFRGGVVTRATLVSVGITVVGSALSVSVVALLAYSLSRPGSWGHRPILLLVLFTMLFNAGMIPNYLLMKELGLIDSYWALILPGLTSAFQVIIMRAFFMEVPREIVDAARIDGAGELQILTRIMLPLSKAVIAVIALFNAVAYWSAFFNAVLYINSTEKWPLQLVLRTYVVDNTQIGTDLPGEVVPPQQSLQMAILVVSLIPICLVYPLLQRHFAKGVVIGAVKG